A region from the Armatimonadota bacterium genome encodes:
- a CDS encoding ArsR family transcriptional regulator — translation MNTLKKRGELTATELAECLGMTSVAVRHQLTHLQAADLVEQHVTRRPVGRPVAVYVLSPVADELFPKQYEDLATSILNQIAELDGEERISQIFHLRAAKLEAEYRSKLAGKNLGEKVARLAELLTEDDAMAECVPVGDGYELHMYNCVLSRVVDVFPQVCAEEMAMFERILDADVSRTEHVPSGDRRCVYLITPRPIRD, via the coding sequence TTGAACACGTTAAAAAAGAGAGGCGAGTTGACGGCGACCGAACTCGCCGAGTGCCTCGGCATGACGTCCGTGGCCGTGCGTCACCAGTTGACCCACCTCCAGGCCGCCGATCTCGTCGAGCAGCACGTCACCAGGAGGCCGGTCGGCCGCCCCGTAGCAGTCTATGTCCTCTCCCCCGTCGCCGACGAACTCTTCCCCAAGCAGTACGAAGACCTCGCAACCTCCATCCTCAACCAGATCGCCGAGTTGGACGGCGAAGAACGGATCAGCCAGATATTCCACCTCAGGGCCGCCAAGCTTGAGGCCGAGTACCGCTCGAAGCTCGCCGGGAAGAACCTGGGGGAGAAGGTGGCGCGCCTCGCCGAGCTTCTGACCGAGGACGACGCGATGGCCGAGTGCGTCCCGGTCGGGGACGGATACGAGCTGCACATGTACAACTGCGTCCTGAGCCGGGTGGTGGACGTCTTCCCGCAGGTGTGCGCCGAGGAGATGGCGATGTTCGAGCGCATCCTCGACGCGGACGTCTCGCGCACCGAGCACGTCCCCTCGGGAGACAGGCGCTGCGTCTACCTGATCACCCCGCGGCCGATCCGAGACTGA